A stretch of Acropora palmata chromosome 9, jaAcrPala1.3, whole genome shotgun sequence DNA encodes these proteins:
- the LOC141892621 gene encoding uncharacterized protein LOC141892621 isoform X2, with protein MTSTIYTFQCWRGLRSDETPVFPPEFKLINTSYGLSIALSMIRLTSKLNFTKTTSFNLVLFVNVDSVRMVKERMMGEGAVDTQTAHFYVKNSHQSRDRTGPYLKESLITFIIGHWSVSRQVTSRHLSASNLDNVISFDGSQMRFCQRKLFPG; from the exons ATGACATCAACCATTTATACCTTTCAATGTTGGCGAGGTTTAAGATCCGATGAAACTCCAGTTTTTCCTCCAGAATTCAAGTTGATAAACACTAGTTACGGCTTATCT ATTGCTTTAAGCATGATTAGACTTACATCCAAGCTGAATTTCACGAAGACAACTTCATTCAACCTTGTGTTGTTTGTGAATGTGGACAGTGTAAGGATGGTGAAAGAAAGGATGATGGGAGAGGGAGCAGTGGACACCCAAACAGCCCACTTCTATGTTAAGAATAGTCATCAAAGCAGAGACCGAACAG GCCCTTATTTAAAGGAATCATTAATTACATTTATAATTGGGCACTGGTCAGTTTCACGACAAGTGACATCAAGGCATCTGTCTGCTTCAAATTTGGATAATGTCATTAGTTTTGATGGAAGCCAAATGAGATTTTGCCAGAGGAAGCTTTTTCCTGGTTAG
- the LOC141892620 gene encoding uncharacterized protein LOC141892620 isoform X1: MLLLDVTVRRDEVVLWILNLNCCQKRCMRKLSFDDIRHAEVQFSERQQTGKRNLVLEFLHNHSQINDSGEYETEFFVRGKSVCREAWLLAHNMNKETFRRILNKFKDGVLVLEHGNKGKGTVMPKTAECISWLQFFVNSIGDHQPNKGCIHLPSCFGRIDIYKKMMEENTALNLPTVSLSHFYNIWEKHFTHVLIPKENRFTKCTDCTKYKQEKERTMDKARRAEIDGLLKLHLELVWQERRAYYLHRYKTRKYPERYMTSIADGMDQHTTNVPKLIRISKAMSALATVGTHLVGCVVHSGQSAHGKEVYGSFDYYQFPHDANLTMTVLLDVLVYWTNNYLLPPILYLQFHNCVRENKNRYMFALLALLVEKKIFDKIRVNFLPVGHTHEDIDAFFGVFSKFLDKCDVYVVEDLLQTLSSCMSNPSPQPYQMAVVYDIRSWVEDYAEELHAHTVPKCLKFKCNDAGKAEMYYRNWSHEEWQGPVIILKSVPTGQPKLVTPSLAKLDVDALRRDIPRYQHNMPKEASDTWEKWLHQLDELTFVPASYCCPIEKLAKSARTEPAPPTSLIAPDLLELRERETQQTQEIYTGRYRNPRERRDRVEVTDNFLENLHAACFVAVFLENYDKMPVLGKVISVGETHFKIHY, translated from the exons ATGCTACTTCTAGATGTAACTGTGAGAAGAGATGAAGTTGTTTTATGGATTCTCAACCTGAACTGCTGTCAAAAGAGGTGTATGCGGAAGTTGTCTTTTGATGATATTCGGCACGCTGAAGTTCAGTTCAGTGAAAGACAACAGACTGGTAAAAGAAACCTGGTGTTAGagttcctgcataatcacagcCAGATCAATGACAGTGGAGAATATGAAACTGAATTCTTCGTTAGGGGAAAGAGTGTATGCAGAGAAGCATGGCTTCTAGCTCACAACATGAATAAAGAAACTTTTCGTAGAATTCTCAACAAGTTCAAGGATGGTGTCTTAGTTTTGGAACATGGGAACAAAGGAAAGGGCACAGTGATGCCTAAGACTGCTGAATGTATTTCTTGGCTTCAGTTCTTTGTTAACTCTATTGGTGACCACCAGCCCAACAAAGGATGCATTCACCTGCCATCATGTTTTGGTAGGATTGACATATACAAGAAGATGATGGAAGAGAATACTGCATTGAATCTGCCAACTGTGTCTCTTTCCCATTTCTACAATATCTGGGAAAAACATTTCACCCATGTTCTCATACCAAAG GAAAACCGTTTCACTAAATGCACAGACTGtacaaaatataaacaagagaaagagagaacTATGGACAAAGCCAGGAGAGCAGAAATTGATGGTTTGCTGAAGCTTCATCTTGAACTGGTTTG GCAGGAAAGAAGAGCTTACTACCTTCATCggtacaaaacaagaaaatatccTGAACGTTATATGACCAGCATTGCAGATGGCATGGATCAACATACCACTAATGTACCAAAACTGATAAGGATAAGCAAAGCCATGTCTGCCCTCGCCACTGTTGGCACCCATCTTGTTGGTTGTGTTGTACATAGTGGCCAGTCAGCACATGGAAAAGAAGTTTATGGATCCTTTGATTATTACCAATTCCCACATGATGCTAACCTAACCATGACTGTACTTCTGGATGTGCTGGTATATTGGACAAATAATTACTTACTGCCTCCCATCTTGTATCTCCAGTTTCACAACTGTGtgcgagaaaacaaaaaccggTACATGTTTGCCCTTCTTGCACTTCTTGTTGAAAAGAAGATTTTTGATAAG ataagAGTAAATTTTCTGCCTGTTGGACATACCCATGAAGACATCGATGCATTCTTTGGAGTCTTCTCAAAGTTTTTGGACAAGTGTGATGTATATGTTGTTGAAG atttgctCCAGACATTGTCATCATGTATGAGTAATCCCTCTCCACAGCCATATCAGATGGCAGTTGTGTATGATATACGATCATGGGTTGAGGACTATGCAGAGGAATTGCATGCTCATACAGTTCCAAAATGTTTGAAGTTTAAGTGCAATGATGCTGGGAAAGCTGAGATGTATTACAGAAACTGGAGCCATGAAGAGTGGCAGGGGCCAGTCATTATCCTGAAG tcTGTACCCACCGGACAGCCTAAACTAGTCACTCCATCTCTTGCAAAGTTGGATGTTGATGCTTTGAGAAGAGACATTCCTAGGTATCAACACAACATGCCAAAGGAAGCATCTGATACTTGGGAAAAGTGGTTGCACCAACTGGATGAACTTACATTTGTTCCTGCAAGTTACTGTTGCCCAATagaaaaattagcaaaatcaGCGAGGACAGAACCAGCCCCTCCCACCTCCCTTATCGCGCCTGATTTGTTAGAGTTGCGAGAAAGAGAGACTCAGCAAACTCAAGAG ATATACACTGGACGTTATAGGAACCCACGGGAAAGAAGAGATCGAGTGGAAGTGACAGATAACTTTCTGGAAAATTTACATGCTGCTTGTTTTGTGGCagtatttttggaaaattatgataaaatgCCAGTGCTTGGAAAAGTAATATCTGTCGGGgaaacacattttaaaattcattacTAG
- the LOC141892621 gene encoding uncharacterized protein LOC141892621 isoform X1, with product MIIFSPDLNRVEQATIAKLPNFRGAFLAVGDAYDDCEIALSMIRLTSKLNFTKTTSFNLVLFVNVDSVRMVKERMMGEGAVDTQTAHFYVKNSHQSRDRTGPYLKESLITFIIGHWSVSRQVTSRHLSASNLDNVISFDGSQMRFCQRKLFPG from the exons ATGATTATCTTTTCCCCAGATTTGAACAGGGTGGAACAGGCTACAATAGCAAAGTTGCCCAATTTTCGTGGAGCATTTTTGGCTGTTGGGGATGCTTATGATGACTGTGAG ATTGCTTTAAGCATGATTAGACTTACATCCAAGCTGAATTTCACGAAGACAACTTCATTCAACCTTGTGTTGTTTGTGAATGTGGACAGTGTAAGGATGGTGAAAGAAAGGATGATGGGAGAGGGAGCAGTGGACACCCAAACAGCCCACTTCTATGTTAAGAATAGTCATCAAAGCAGAGACCGAACAG GCCCTTATTTAAAGGAATCATTAATTACATTTATAATTGGGCACTGGTCAGTTTCACGACAAGTGACATCAAGGCATCTGTCTGCTTCAAATTTGGATAATGTCATTAGTTTTGATGGAAGCCAAATGAGATTTTGCCAGAGGAAGCTTTTTCCTGGTTAG
- the LOC141892620 gene encoding uncharacterized protein LOC141892620 isoform X2, producing the protein MRKLSFDDIRHAEVQFSERQQTGKRNLVLEFLHNHSQINDSGEYETEFFVRGKSVCREAWLLAHNMNKETFRRILNKFKDGVLVLEHGNKGKGTVMPKTAECISWLQFFVNSIGDHQPNKGCIHLPSCFGRIDIYKKMMEENTALNLPTVSLSHFYNIWEKHFTHVLIPKENRFTKCTDCTKYKQEKERTMDKARRAEIDGLLKLHLELVWQERRAYYLHRYKTRKYPERYMTSIADGMDQHTTNVPKLIRISKAMSALATVGTHLVGCVVHSGQSAHGKEVYGSFDYYQFPHDANLTMTVLLDVLVYWTNNYLLPPILYLQFHNCVRENKNRYMFALLALLVEKKIFDKIRVNFLPVGHTHEDIDAFFGVFSKFLDKCDVYVVEDLLQTLSSCMSNPSPQPYQMAVVYDIRSWVEDYAEELHAHTVPKCLKFKCNDAGKAEMYYRNWSHEEWQGPVIILKSVPTGQPKLVTPSLAKLDVDALRRDIPRYQHNMPKEASDTWEKWLHQLDELTFVPASYCCPIEKLAKSARTEPAPPTSLIAPDLLELRERETQQTQEIYTGRYRNPRERRDRVEVTDNFLENLHAACFVAVFLENYDKMPVLGKVISVGETHFKIHY; encoded by the exons ATGCGGAAGTTGTCTTTTGATGATATTCGGCACGCTGAAGTTCAGTTCAGTGAAAGACAACAGACTGGTAAAAGAAACCTGGTGTTAGagttcctgcataatcacagcCAGATCAATGACAGTGGAGAATATGAAACTGAATTCTTCGTTAGGGGAAAGAGTGTATGCAGAGAAGCATGGCTTCTAGCTCACAACATGAATAAAGAAACTTTTCGTAGAATTCTCAACAAGTTCAAGGATGGTGTCTTAGTTTTGGAACATGGGAACAAAGGAAAGGGCACAGTGATGCCTAAGACTGCTGAATGTATTTCTTGGCTTCAGTTCTTTGTTAACTCTATTGGTGACCACCAGCCCAACAAAGGATGCATTCACCTGCCATCATGTTTTGGTAGGATTGACATATACAAGAAGATGATGGAAGAGAATACTGCATTGAATCTGCCAACTGTGTCTCTTTCCCATTTCTACAATATCTGGGAAAAACATTTCACCCATGTTCTCATACCAAAG GAAAACCGTTTCACTAAATGCACAGACTGtacaaaatataaacaagagaaagagagaacTATGGACAAAGCCAGGAGAGCAGAAATTGATGGTTTGCTGAAGCTTCATCTTGAACTGGTTTG GCAGGAAAGAAGAGCTTACTACCTTCATCggtacaaaacaagaaaatatccTGAACGTTATATGACCAGCATTGCAGATGGCATGGATCAACATACCACTAATGTACCAAAACTGATAAGGATAAGCAAAGCCATGTCTGCCCTCGCCACTGTTGGCACCCATCTTGTTGGTTGTGTTGTACATAGTGGCCAGTCAGCACATGGAAAAGAAGTTTATGGATCCTTTGATTATTACCAATTCCCACATGATGCTAACCTAACCATGACTGTACTTCTGGATGTGCTGGTATATTGGACAAATAATTACTTACTGCCTCCCATCTTGTATCTCCAGTTTCACAACTGTGtgcgagaaaacaaaaaccggTACATGTTTGCCCTTCTTGCACTTCTTGTTGAAAAGAAGATTTTTGATAAG ataagAGTAAATTTTCTGCCTGTTGGACATACCCATGAAGACATCGATGCATTCTTTGGAGTCTTCTCAAAGTTTTTGGACAAGTGTGATGTATATGTTGTTGAAG atttgctCCAGACATTGTCATCATGTATGAGTAATCCCTCTCCACAGCCATATCAGATGGCAGTTGTGTATGATATACGATCATGGGTTGAGGACTATGCAGAGGAATTGCATGCTCATACAGTTCCAAAATGTTTGAAGTTTAAGTGCAATGATGCTGGGAAAGCTGAGATGTATTACAGAAACTGGAGCCATGAAGAGTGGCAGGGGCCAGTCATTATCCTGAAG tcTGTACCCACCGGACAGCCTAAACTAGTCACTCCATCTCTTGCAAAGTTGGATGTTGATGCTTTGAGAAGAGACATTCCTAGGTATCAACACAACATGCCAAAGGAAGCATCTGATACTTGGGAAAAGTGGTTGCACCAACTGGATGAACTTACATTTGTTCCTGCAAGTTACTGTTGCCCAATagaaaaattagcaaaatcaGCGAGGACAGAACCAGCCCCTCCCACCTCCCTTATCGCGCCTGATTTGTTAGAGTTGCGAGAAAGAGAGACTCAGCAAACTCAAGAG ATATACACTGGACGTTATAGGAACCCACGGGAAAGAAGAGATCGAGTGGAAGTGACAGATAACTTTCTGGAAAATTTACATGCTGCTTGTTTTGTGGCagtatttttggaaaattatgataaaatgCCAGTGCTTGGAAAAGTAATATCTGTCGGGgaaacacattttaaaattcattacTAG
- the LOC141892289 gene encoding uncharacterized protein LOC141892289 — MFSGHHSPQVSPMLTFSLSFFFDCLFMFCFFVSPQNKNGDMYTAAAFSAHMKSVLFGLTGKLASVNVLRSSFITWAYGKEDCTDAMKNSLAAALRHSRDQAQRTYDRRTANEKKNMAVGLARRCARGQLDSDSDRQTEDEQEEEEDQDTPSSNAASIKPGQLVGLVDDSSTSTQPRVWIGQVQSVANREASLLWYKKVAANTYKLELTGKDWQESLDSLVPVEMQAKKDASGTYKLLTSPRAIHRAVMDSH; from the exons ATGTTTTCTGGCCACCATTCACCCCAAGTCTCGCCAATGTTGaccttttctctctctttcttttttgattgtttgtttatgttttgtttttttgtttcgccACAGAACAAGAATGGAGACATGTACACGGCGGCCGCCTTCTCCGCGCACATGAAAAGTGTACTGTTTGGTCTGACAGGCAAGCTGGCGTCGGTCAACGTGCTGAGATCCTCCTTCATTACCTGGGCCTACGGCAAAGA GGACTGCACGGACGCCATGAAAAATTCGCTGGCCGCCGCTCTCCGACATTCGCGCGACCAAGCGCAGAGGACCTACGATCGGCGCACAGCCAACGAGAAGAAGAACATGGCCGTGGGGTTGGCGAGACGTTGCGCACGCGGGCAACTGGACAGCGACTCCGACAGACAGACCGAGGACGagcaagaagaagaggaagaccAAGATACGCCCTCCTCGAACGCCGCCTCCATCAAACCGGGTCAATTGGTGGGCCTTGTCGACGACAGCAGCACCTCCACCCAGCCCAGGGTGTGGATTGGCCAGGTTCAGTCAGTCGCCAACCGAGAGGCCAGCCTTCTCTGGTACAAAAAAGTGGCCGCCAATACCTACAAGCTGGAACTGACCGGCAAGGATTGGCAGGAATCCCTAGACAGCCTCGTGCCGGTGGAAATGCAAGCCAAGAAAGACGCTTCGGGCACCTACAAGCTGCTGACCTCGCCTCGCGCCATCCACAGAGCTGTCATGGACTCACACTAG